A portion of the Candidatus Pristimantibacillus lignocellulolyticus genome contains these proteins:
- a CDS encoding SLOG family protein, translating to MKNVLVTGYRAHELQIFDQKNKAIPFIKKAFRSKITSIIEEGAEWIITPGQYGFDLWASEVIIELRKELYPHIKLSMITAFANQEENWKDERKEYYNSIKEQVDFYAEVSKQPYVGPWQFQARDQLLFHKTDGMVLFYDDEAAPSSVKFVKERAVKLYNESNYSIITITADDIQNAMEVDYDYIE from the coding sequence ATTAAGAACGTATTAGTTACAGGCTATCGTGCACATGAACTGCAAATATTCGATCAGAAGAACAAAGCAATTCCTTTTATTAAGAAAGCTTTTAGATCGAAAATAACTTCTATTATAGAAGAAGGAGCAGAGTGGATTATTACTCCTGGTCAGTATGGGTTTGATCTATGGGCAAGTGAAGTTATTATAGAACTTCGAAAGGAACTATATCCTCATATCAAACTTTCAATGATTACTGCTTTTGCTAATCAAGAGGAGAATTGGAAGGATGAACGTAAAGAATATTATAATTCCATAAAAGAACAGGTTGATTTCTATGCAGAGGTTAGTAAACAACCATATGTTGGTCCATGGCAATTCCAAGCTAGAGATCAATTACTATTTCATAAAACTGATGGAATGGTATTATTTTATGATGATGAAGCAGCACCTAGTAGTGTTAAGTTTGTAAAAGAGAGAGCAGTTAAGCTATATAATGAGAGTAATTATTCTATAATTACAATTACGGCAGATGATATTCAAAATGCTATGGAAGTGGACTACGATTATATTGAGTAG